GTTAACATCAAAAAAAGATTCTATTTCAGATTTTTCAGAAGAATCAATTACAACCGTCCTTTTTTCATCGTTCCATTCAATGCCTACCCCCAAAGCATTGCTTACAAGTCTTATAGGCACGAAGGTGCGGTCATCTTTTATTATTGGCGCAACATCACTTAATTTATAAATTTTTTCTGTATCATTAACGTATTCAATTAAGTGGCTGTCTATAGTAAGTTCAACTTGCATGTCATCTTTTGATATATGTACCGTTCTGCTGTCATTGTCCCATGTCACCACTGCATCTAATTCTTCCGCTATAACTCTTAGAGGAACCAGTGTTCTGTCATTTTTTATAAAGGCTTCCGGTTCGGCCTTAATTTCTTTCCCGTCAATCATAAACTTAATTGGACTCTGGGCATACACATTGGGGTTAATATTAGCGAGCGTTGCAATCATTAAAATTAAAATGACTGCTTTCCAATTAAATATCTTTTTCTTCATTTGTTCACCTCTTTTTTCATTTTTCTACATTATATCATATAATATGTTAAGTGTTTATTACATAATCATTAATATATAAACCGATAAATATAAAAGCTCTCTCGCAATGTGAGAGAGCTTTATAGGATGAAAATCAATCAAGATTTCTATTATATTTTTTAATTGTTATTTTGCCAAAGCAGCACTTTCTCCTGCAATTTTACCAAATACGGTAATATCTGCCAATGCATTTCCGCCAAGCCTGTTGCTTCCGTGAATACCGCCTGTAACTTCACCGGCAGCATACAATCCTTTAATTATCTGTCCGTCAGAACCTATAACTTGTGACAGTTCATTTATTTCTACTCCGCCCATTGTATGGTGAACAGTCGGAACTCTTGCACCGGCATAGTATGGGGCAGTATCAATCTTATCAGCATATAATGTTCTACCGAACGGATCTTCAGTTGTACCATCTACTGCCTGATTGAAAGTCTCTACTGCAGCAGTAAGATTTTTTTCATCAACTCCTATAAGCTCAGCAAGCCCTTCTAATGTATCTGATTTGTATGCCCTGCCTGCCTCAACCAAGCTGTCTATGCTTTCATTGAAATTATTTATTGTATCTCCTGTAGGATACGAGTGCTTGTCAACTATTACCCACATATTAGCATCTGTCTGCTCCATAAGAGCCTTAGTCATAACGTCTCTTCTTTCACCTTCATCTACAAATCTGTTTCCTTCTTTATTTACAAATATACGGTTTTGAACTCCCTGTTCAATATTTCCGCTTAAGCTTCCTGTAACAGGATCTCCCATCGGAAGAAGCTGAATATGTTCCATTCCCAATATCGAAGCGTTAATTTCTTCAGCCATAATGATTCCGTCTCCGGTTGCTCCTGTATGGTTTGTAGTTTTAATATCTTTTAAAGAAGGCCATAAAGTATTATACTGCTCACGCATCTCAACATTTGCACCAAATCCTCCTGCTGCAAGGACAACTCCTTTATTTGCATGAAGTGTTACTTTTCCTCCATTCCTGTCAGCATATACGCCTTTAACTACTCCACCCTCAACTATAAATTCTTCTGCCTTTGTTTCAACGAGAATTTCAATGTCGTTACTGTTTTCTTCAATATAATTCATATAGGTCTCAATATATCCTGTTCCCAATGGTTTTTCAGGCTTATGTGCACGTGACCAGAGCCCTCCCAAGACAGTAAATACATAATCCTTGAATTTCATTCCAAGACTTTCAAGCCATTCAACAGCAGGAAGAGAGTTGTCCGCAAGTATGCCTATCAACTTGGTACTTCCCAGCTTATCTCCTCCATTATATGTCTGAAGCTTGTGCAATGTAGGTGAGTCAAACAGCTGTGTACTACCGGAGTCTTTATATTCTTCCCATTCTTTCTTTAATGTTTCTTGCCATTGTTTTACTTCAAGGTCTGTTTGATCTGCATTTATTATGCCTTCAACAGTTTGTTTCTCAAGGTCAGTCATCGTTAATGATGCTTGCCTGTTGGGATCTGCTCCATTATAAGCTGATCCTGAAATAATTGTATTTCCACCTACCTGAGGCATTTTTTCGATAACAATTACAGAGGCACCGTTCTGATGGGCTGACACTGCAGCAGCAAGCCCTGCACCACCTCCGCCAATAACGATAACATCGGCTGTCTTATCTATATCCTCTGCTGTTTCGTTTTTTTCTAACTCTTTGCTCTTTAACATTTCAATATCGGCCCCTGCTTTTTCAAGAGCAGCTGCTATTGCAGACAGTATTCCTTTGCTTGAATAAGTTGCACCGGATACCATTGGTATGTTAAGAGATGTGTTTCCTTTTACTTCCATCACAATCTTTTCTACCGCTTTATCTCCTAATCCGGAGGTTTCTGTATGATCTACCGTTATATCTGTTATTTCTGTTTCCGTTACTGTTACAGATGCCTTTATTGTTCCATGGAAGCCTTCTGCTTCCCCCTCGTAAGTTCCGGGAGTGAAAACAGCTTCACTCTTATCTGCATCGTCTTTATCAATCGTACCCGATGCACATGCCACTAAACTTAAAATCATAGATAATGCTAAGATAATACTTATTACTTTTTTAAATTTCATATTTCCCTCCTGATTAAAAATTTCATTAAATGCATTCATTGAATGCATTCATTATAATATATAGTTTGTTATTTATCAAGCAATTTTTTATTTATATTTTTTGTTATATTTATTTAATTATGTTATAATATCTACTGATATCTTTTACTAATTTCAGGAGGTTCAAAGTGAACAGCCGTTCAATTCAAGCGAAAAAAACAAAAGAAAAAATTTATAATATCAGCATTAAATTATTTAAAAGCAAGGGCTTTGACAATGTAACTATTCAAGATATTGCTAAAGCTGCAAATGTTTCTGTAGGATTATTCTATAATTATTATAAATCAAAAAATGATATTCTTCTTCAGCAATACGTAAAGGCTGATGAGATATTTAACGAATTTGTGAGCAATGGAATTAAAGGATGTACAAGCAAGGAAAAAATTAAAAACTATATGCTTTTTTATATAGAATTTGTTGAAGAACAACCATTCGATTTTATCAAAATTCTTTATAACAACAGTAACACTTTATTTATAAAAGAAGGAAGAGCAATGCAGACCCTTCTCAACCCAATTATTGAGGAAGCAATTGATGCCGGAGAAATTACTGTTCCAATGAAGGTAAATGAAATTAATGAATATCTGTATCAAGGTATGAGAGGCTTAATTTTTCATTGGTGTCTTTACAACGGCAGCTTTGATATATATAAAAGAGCAGAAAAATACCTCGATCTGATGATAAAAGCTCTATAGAACGTCCATTTAATAAAACAAAAGGCACCTAGGGTGCCTTCTTTCGAATTGTAAATAAAGCATTATAATTACAGCAGAGGGTGAATCACTCCGCAGGCTATCCTGTTTCCGGATGCCCCTGAAGGCTGAGTTCTGTAATCATCCGGATTCTTGTGAACTATAACTGACTTTCCTATAACATCCTGGACTTTAAACTTATCCGTAAAAAAAGCCATTCTTGCATATCCATTATTTGAAAATATAACCGGGAAATCACCTGCATGATTTCCATGTGGTTGATTTGTAGGATTCCAATGTCCTCCGGCCGCGCCAAACGGTTCACCTGATTCGCCTGGTTGACACATTCCATATTCATGGATATGAAATCCAAACGGCCCTACAGGAGCATCATTTCCTGAAGCAGGTTTATATATCGGTAACCCTACAAATTCAGCGAACACTTCTGTACCGCCGGGAACATCTGTAAAAATTATCATCCCATGAATATTTGGTGCCTCTTGGCTTCCGGATACATATGCTATCGCACTGCTGTACTGGCTATTGTTTAAATATCCATAGTTCTTCGAGCAAACGTATCTATTATTATAACAATCCATTTTGACCTCCAATCTATTTAGTACTTTATTTTATGGATTTTTATATAAATAGTTACATACGCAACTGTCATCCTCCTTTTTACATGCTAGAAGAAAATTTTTCAGCATATAAAAAAGCAACCAGCCTATAGCTGATTGCTTTTTTGCTCTTGGAGGGATTTTATTATTCTACCTCTGACCATTTCGTTATTTCGCCTGTATATACTTTTGTAATATCTTCTGATGATAAATCAGAAATTGGGTTTTCATTGTTAACTATAACTGCTATACCGTCCATTGCAAGTACATGCTCGTTAAGTTGAGATTTTTCTTCATCTTTAAGTTCTCTTGAACTCATTCCTATATCATAGCTTCCGTCAATAGCTGCCTTGATTCCCTGAGATGATCCGTTTGACTGCATTTCGAATGAAACATTTGGGTTAAGTTCTTTGTAAACTTCTTGAAGTTTTTCCATAAGTGGTGTAACTGAAGTCGAACCAGCAATTTTGATTGTTCCTGACATATTTGAAGCAGTGTATTCAACAGGGTCTGAAACTGATGAAATGTAGTGTTTTTCTTCAACTATCTGCTGACCTTGAACAGATTCAGTAAAGCTTATAAAATCTTTAACTAAATCACTCTCTTCTCCCTTTGTAACAAGTAAAAATGGTCTTGCTACTGCATATTCACCGTTTTTAATGTTATCAATGGTAGGTTCAACTCCATCAACATTTAATGCTTTAATTCTTTCACTTACAGATCCTAATGAAATATATCCGATACCGTATTCGTCTCCCTCTACAGCTGTTATTACTTTATCTGTTCCGTCAAATTCCAGAGCTCCAACAACCAGTTTGTCTATCTCTGTGTCTCCTTCTTTAACTTTAATTTTCATAAGTTCATGAAATGCACCTCTTGTTCCGGAAGCAGCATCTCTTGCAATTACTGTTATATCCTTATCAGTATCAAAACTCGGTGCCTGCTCTTCTTCTTGTTGTCCTGCAGGCTGCTCATTGTTAGGTACCTGTGTCTCAGTCTTAGCGCATCCTACAAATGCCAAAGACATCACTAATACTGCTGAAACTATCGATAATATTTTTTTTACGTTCATTTAATATTTTCTCCTTCATAAATTTTCTTTATTCACTATATCGCCGGTTAGTAAAAAAGTAATCAGCGCAATGTAAATGATTTGTAAGTTTTTAATAAACTTTCAAAATATTCATTATCAAAAATCTTAACGTATTATTTAGTTTGCGAAATTTAATGGGATCTATACTGTATTGCATCAAAAATTCCCTTGTAAAACCTCTCTTAAAACTCTCATCATTCATTGTGTATGGGTTTACATTAATAAATAGTTTTTTGTTGTACGGTGGAACCATGTGGACAAATGCAGCCTCCAGAGCTTTTGTCCTGCATAACAGTTCCAGCTGCC
Above is a window of Sedimentibacter sp. MB35-C1 DNA encoding:
- a CDS encoding flavocytochrome c; this encodes MKFKKVISIILALSMILSLVACASGTIDKDDADKSEAVFTPGTYEGEAEGFHGTIKASVTVTETEITDITVDHTETSGLGDKAVEKIVMEVKGNTSLNIPMVSGATYSSKGILSAIAAALEKAGADIEMLKSKELEKNETAEDIDKTADVIVIGGGGAGLAAAVSAHQNGASVIVIEKMPQVGGNTIISGSAYNGADPNRQASLTMTDLEKQTVEGIINADQTDLEVKQWQETLKKEWEEYKDSGSTQLFDSPTLHKLQTYNGGDKLGSTKLIGILADNSLPAVEWLESLGMKFKDYVFTVLGGLWSRAHKPEKPLGTGYIETYMNYIEENSNDIEILVETKAEEFIVEGGVVKGVYADRNGGKVTLHANKGVVLAAGGFGANVEMREQYNTLWPSLKDIKTTNHTGATGDGIIMAEEINASILGMEHIQLLPMGDPVTGSLSGNIEQGVQNRIFVNKEGNRFVDEGERRDVMTKALMEQTDANMWVIVDKHSYPTGDTINNFNESIDSLVEAGRAYKSDTLEGLAELIGVDEKNLTAAVETFNQAVDGTTEDPFGRTLYADKIDTAPYYAGARVPTVHHTMGGVEINELSQVIGSDGQIIKGLYAAGEVTGGIHGSNRLGGNALADITVFGKIAGESAALAK
- a CDS encoding TetR/AcrR family transcriptional regulator, with product MNSRSIQAKKTKEKIYNISIKLFKSKGFDNVTIQDIAKAANVSVGLFYNYYKSKNDILLQQYVKADEIFNEFVSNGIKGCTSKEKIKNYMLFYIEFVEEQPFDFIKILYNNSNTLFIKEGRAMQTLLNPIIEEAIDAGEITVPMKVNEINEYLYQGMRGLIFHWCLYNGSFDIYKRAEKYLDLMIKAL
- a CDS encoding superoxide dismutase family protein; its protein translation is MDCYNNRYVCSKNYGYLNNSQYSSAIAYVSGSQEAPNIHGMIIFTDVPGGTEVFAEFVGLPIYKPASGNDAPVGPFGFHIHEYGMCQPGESGEPFGAAGGHWNPTNQPHGNHAGDFPVIFSNNGYARMAFFTDKFKVQDVIGKSVIVHKNPDDYRTQPSGASGNRIACGVIHPLL
- a CDS encoding substrate-binding domain-containing protein produces the protein MNVKKILSIVSAVLVMSLAFVGCAKTETQVPNNEQPAGQQEEEQAPSFDTDKDITVIARDAASGTRGAFHELMKIKVKEGDTEIDKLVVGALEFDGTDKVITAVEGDEYGIGYISLGSVSERIKALNVDGVEPTIDNIKNGEYAVARPFLLVTKGEESDLVKDFISFTESVQGQQIVEEKHYISSVSDPVEYTASNMSGTIKIAGSTSVTPLMEKLQEVYKELNPNVSFEMQSNGSSQGIKAAIDGSYDIGMSSRELKDEEKSQLNEHVLAMDGIAVIVNNENPISDLSSEDITKVYTGEITKWSEVE
- a CDS encoding EAL domain-containing protein, which translates into the protein MSQKIQEDLNYIIDNKLIKTVFQPIVSLRDGSIFGHEALSRITCKDSIKNPDQLFTEAAKHNCLWQLELLCRTKALEAAFVHMVPPYNKKLFINVNPYTMNDESFKRGFTREFLMQYSIDPIKFRKLNNTLRFLIMNILKVY